The nucleotide window GCACAACCAGACCATCCCGGCCGGGCTCGGCACGATGGAGGTGGCCCTCGACGAGCTGGCGGCGGTGGCGGGGATCAATCTGATGGCTCTGCCGGTGATCCTGATCTGCGCCCTGTTCGCGCGGGGCTACGTGCGCGGCCTTACGGCAGCGATGGTCGAAGGGGTCTGAGCCCCGAATGATCAGGGGCCCGATCCAATCGGTCCTCGTTCTTCTCTTCCTCGCCCCCGCGGCGTTCGGCCAGCAGAGGGAGCCGCCGGGACAGCAGGACCCGGCCATCGTCAGGTTGCCCCCTGTGCAGGTGACGACGCCGGCGCCGGATCTGCTGCCGCGCTCGGCGACCCCGGCCCACGTCGACACGCTCACTCCGAGCGACCTCGACCGCGCCCAATCCACGGTCCTGCCCGATGCCCTCGAGCGCCTCCCCGGGGTGACGCTCCAGAACGAGCAGGGCACACCCTTTCAACCCACCCTCACGCTGCGGGGGTTCGTGGCGTCGCCCGTGACAGGCTTGCCGCAGGGGGTGAGCGTGTTCCTCGATGGAGTTCGGTTGAACGAGCCGACCGTCGAGGAGGTGAACTTCGACCTCATTCCCCTCGAGGCCATCGACCGAGTGGAGATCATTCGCGGACCGTCGGTCCTCTTCGGGCGTAACACGCTGGGCGGCGCCGTCAACCTCCTCACCCGGCGCGGCGAGGAGGTCCGGGAGATCATCCCCCAGCTGTCGGCCGGCAGCTTCGGGCGCGTGGACACGCGCTTCCGGCTCGGCGGCACGGCGCGTCCTTTCGACTATTTCCTCTCATTCACGCGGACCGCCGAAGACGGCTATCGCGACTTCACCGCGGCTACGGTGAACCGCGTCTTCGGGAAGCTTGGCTTCGAGCGCGGCGGCACCGACGTCACGGTCTCCTATCAGTGGAGCCAGGACAAGCTCAAGCAGGCGGGGTCGCTGCCCGAGAGCGAGCTCACGCGCGACCGCCGCGCGAACTTCACGGCCGGAGACTACTTCAAGCCCGAGCTGAACTTCGCGATCATCAATGCCGAGCACAGCTTCGGCGACAGCCTGACCGCGAACCTGAACGCCTTCGTGCGGGCGCTTTCCGTCACGCAGTTCAACGTGAACCTCATCACGTCGAATACGAAACTCGAGAACAACACGCTATCGACCGGAGGAGGGCTGCAGCTGAAGTACCGGAGCACGATCGCCGGCCTCCCGAGCCTCCTCGTAGGCGGCGTCGAGTACACGTGGAACC belongs to Candidatus Methylomirabilota bacterium and includes:
- a CDS encoding TonB-dependent receptor; this translates as MIRGPIQSVLVLLFLAPAAFGQQREPPGQQDPAIVRLPPVQVTTPAPDLLPRSATPAHVDTLTPSDLDRAQSTVLPDALERLPGVTLQNEQGTPFQPTLTLRGFVASPVTGLPQGVSVFLDGVRLNEPTVEEVNFDLIPLEAIDRVEIIRGPSVLFGRNTLGGAVNLLTRRGEEVREIIPQLSAGSFGRVDTRFRLGGTARPFDYFLSFTRTAEDGYRDFTAATVNRVFGKLGFERGGTDVTVSYQWSQDKLKQAGSLPESELTRDRRANFTAGDYFKPELNFAIINAEHSFGDSLTANLNAFVRALSVTQFNVNLITSNTKLENNTLSTGGGLQLKYRSTIAGLPSLLVGGVEYTWNRVTSKTLQETSGTFETAADLADTQNAFAIYAQHALTFFREFAGPKSSVILTISGRYDWLQHAIDDRLGGPSGSTDTFSRVNPRVGVNVNFAEGVGAYAAYAQGFRAPAFLELTCAGPGAVCPGLQVGVAPDPPLKAVKAQSFEVGAHARVASWLRAEISGYWTDLTDEIFAVTPTGTTGVFFQNVAATRRQGVELDLRGRFGGVLEPRLNYAFTRATFQSRAELATPVPPGTETVQPGDRLPLVPEHRINLGVDYRPWPWLQLTVGAGWVSSQFLRGDESNRQRPLDPYWFTHGGASIRWRGLEGFVQINNVANAKYETFGTFAPNGREPGNPVERFLTPAPPINVLAGLHYVF